The genomic region TCGCCGACGGCGCCCGCCAGCCAGGGGCCGACCGACCCGCCGGCATCGCCGAACACCGCGAGCACGCCGAACATCGCGGCCCCGCCCAGCGGGAAGCGCGCGGACGCCAGGCTGAAGGTGCCGGGCCAGAGCAGGCTGACGGCCAGCCCGCAGACCGCACACCCGACGAGGCTGAGCGCCGGGGCGGACGAGAGCACGGCGAGCAGGTAGCACGCGGTGGCCAGCGCCCCGCAGCCGACGAGCGCCGGCGCGAGCGGGACGCGCTCGCCCCAGAGCCCGTACGCGAACCGCCCCGCGCCCATCAGCACGGCGAACAGGCACGGCCCGGCCAGGTCGCCCCAGACCTTCGACACCCCCAGCCCCTGCTCGGCGAAGAGCGAGGACCACTGCGCCATCGTCAGCTCGGCCGCCCCGGCGCACAGCATCAGCAGCGTCAGGGTCAGGAACGCAGGCGCGGAGAACAGCGAGCGCAGCGGGGTGCGGTGCTCCTCGGGCACGGTCGGCGGCATGGGCACCCGCAGGAACGCGACCAGGTTGACCAGCGGGACCGCCGCCCACAGCAGCGGCAGCACGTGCCAGGCCCGCTCCCCCACGACGGCCAGCAGCAGCGTCGTGCCGGCCACGACCGCGACCTGGCCCCAGCAGTAGAACGAGTGGAGCAGGCTCATCTGGGCGGCCTTGCGCGCGGCGGGGCTGGGCAGCGCGTCGACGACCGGGCTGACCAGCACCTCGAGCAGCCCACCCCCGATCGCGTAGACCACGACCGCGACGGCCAGCCCGGCGTACGCCGACGGCGCGAGCGCGGGCGCGGCGGCGAGCAGGACGAGGCCCGCGACGCTGAGGACGTGGGCCAGGACCAGCGGCCGCCGGTAGCCGACCCGGCCGACGAACCGGACCGCGACGACGTCGGTCAGCAGCTGCACGCCGAAGTTGAGCAGCACGAGCCGGCCGAGCATCTCCAGCGGCACGTCGTAGCGCGTCTGGAAGACGATGAAGAGCAGCGGTGCCAGGTTGTTCACGATGGCCTGGGTGACGTAGCCGGTGTAGCACGCGCGCCGCGTGGCCGCGTACGCCTCGACGGGAAGGGCGGCAGGCGCGGGCCACGTCACGGGCCGGACCCTATAGGGGACGCTCGCAGTGCAGCAGGGCACGGCGCGGCCCCCGGGTAGGCACCCGAGGGGCCGTGCGCATGCGCTCCGGAGTCTGCTCCGGGGTCAGGAGACGCGCAGCTCCTCGTCCTCCAGCGCCTGCTGCACCCGCACGAGCTCCTCGGCCGCGGCGACGATGGCGTCGCGGGCCGCGGTGTCGTGCCGGATCTGGTTCTTGGCGCGGGCGATGAGCTGACCGGTGTAGCCGATGGCCGGCTCCTCCCGGCCCGCGCCCGCCATGGCCGAAGCCTTCTGCAGTCGTTCGAGCAGGCCGGCCTCCGTCGACGCGCCGAAGCTCCCCGCGTCGGCGTAGGACCGGATCGTCGCGGCGAGCTCCTCGTAGGAGGGGAACTCCGAGCGGCACTCGGACAGGTCGACGTCCGCCTGCCGGCCGAGGTCGACGAGGACGGACGTGGACTGCAGCACCTCGCCGTCCGGTGTCGCGCAGGTCAGAGTCCAGCGCTCCTGGAGGAACTGACCGGGGCCGGTGGCGACGACCCCGGTCCCGGTGTACGCCGGGCGCGGCCGCACCGACGGGTTGACGTGCCAGCGGAACGAGCCGCGGGCGGCGAACAGCGCGGACTCGAGATGCGTCGGCACGCGAAGCGGAGTTCCGGCGTTCGCCTCGGGGGCGGTCCAGAGGTCGAAGTCCTTGGTGATCCGTACGGTCGCGCCGCGCGGGGCGTCGCCCTCGATGATCGAGTGCAGGCTGGTGCGCGCCGTCTGCTCGAGGAGCTTGAGGAATGCCGCGCGGTTCGACCCGCCGGCGTACTGGCCGATGCCGAGGTAGTCGTCGACGACCCGCTGGAAGGCCGGTGCCGACCCGCCGGTCACGATCTCGAAGGTGTACGCGAAGCCGCGGGTCGCGAAGTACGACCAGTCGATCGTCTCCCCGGTGGTCTGGTAGTCGTAGGCGGAGACGCCGGGGACGTAGCCGTTGAGGTCGCCGAGCTCCTTGCTGAGCGCGGCGTAGAGCTCCTCGTCGGGCGCGTAGCCGGCGCGCGTCTCGAGCACCGGGCGCAGCAGGATGTGGCCGGAGGTGTGGTTGGTCGCGAACGACGTGACCTGCCGGTTGCTGATCAGCCACATGACGTTCTTGTTCTCCGGCTCCGAGCCGGGCGCGGGCCCCGCGGCCGCCGGCTGCCCGCCCCAGCCGAACGGGTAGTTCCGGTTGAGGTCGTAGCCGTTGCGTGCGGTGCACTCCGCGGGCAGCGCCGGGCAGCTCTGCCGCTTGTTGAGCGCGTAGCCGTCGACGTTCACGATCGGCACGAAGACGACCCGCACCTCGTCCAGCAGACGGGTGATCGTGGGGTCGACGCCGTCGTTCTGCACCAGGTCGAGCGCGAACTCGAACGTGTGCTCGGCCGAGGGCTTCTCGTTGCCGTGGATGGCGCCCATCATGAAGAGCACCGGCTTGCCGTCGGACGTGCTGTGCGCCCCGTGCGTGACCTCGATGCCGTGGACGGGGCGGCCCTGGCTGGAGCGGTAGGGCAGCGTGAAGTGCTTGACCGTCGTGCGGTGCGAGGCGGCGAGGGCGGACATCTCCGCGTTGAAGTCGTCCAGCGTGCGGTAGGCCGTCCGGCCGCTCGGCAGCGACGTGCCGCCCGCGGCCTGCGCGCTCCGGTCCCCGGCGAACGGCGTCAGCAGGGTGAGGACGAGAGCGGCGGCCAGGGCCAGCGGCAGCCGGCGCAGTGAGCGCCGCGCAGCCGGTGGGTTCGGAGTGCTCGGGGACAACGCGGAACTCCCTGCGGGTCGGCACAGAGGAAAGCCCGGCCCTGCGGGAGAAGCGCCACACGATCCCGCCGAACCGGACGAAGCACGCGTATCCTGTTGCCGCCCGGAACTGCTGTCAATGCCGGGAAGCGACCGCGCGGCACGGCGGGCGAAGAGTTTTCACACCGGACACAGACCGGGCTGCTCAGCCGGCGACGAGCCCGGCCACGGCGCCGACGACGACGACCGCCGGAGGCCGTACGCCCGCGCGGGCGCAGTCGTCCCCGGCCGCCGCGAGCGTGGTGCGCAGGACGCGCTGGCCCTCCAGCGTCCCCTGCTGCACGACCGCGACCGGTGTGTCCCCGCCCCGGCCCCCGGCGACGAGGGCCGCGCTGATCGCGGGCAGCCGGTCGACCGCCATGAGCAGGACCAGCGTGCCGTTCAGCCGGGCGAGCGCGTCCCAGTCGACCGTCGAGCGCGGGTCCCCGGGCGGCACGTGGCCGGAGACGACGACGAACTCCTGGGCCAGCTCGCGGTGGGTGACCGGCACGTCCGCGGCGGCCGGGGCGCCCAGCGCGCTGGTGACCCCGGGCACCACCTCGACGGGTACGCCGGCCGCCCGGCAGGCCGCCAGCTCCTCCCAGCCGCGGGCGAAGACGTACGGGTCACCACCCTTGAGGCGGACGACCCGCTTGCCCTCGCGAGCCAGCGAGACGAGGCGGGCGTTGGTCTCCTCCTGGGGAACGGTCCGACCGCCCGGGGTCTTCGAGGCGTCCACGACCTTCACCCCCGGGGCCAGCCCGTCGAGCACGGTGGTCGGGCCGAGCCGGTCGGCGACCACGACGTCCGCGGCGGCGAGCAACTGCAGGCCGCGCACGGTCAGCAGGGCCGGGTCGCCGGGCCCGCCGCCGACGAGGGCGACCGAGCCGACCGGGCGCCCGCCGTCACCGGCCGGTGCGGGCTGCCCGAGCGCGCCGCGCAAGGCCCGGACGAAGGCGTCGGACGTGTCCGGGTCCCGGACCGCCACACGGGCCCACTCCGGCCCGAGGCCGGGGAAGGTGTCACCGCGGCGTACGGCGAAGCCGACGTCACGCAATGCGCTGCGGACGTCGACGGGGGTGCGCAGGAGCAGGAACGGCCCCCGGGCATCCGGGACGACGTCGACGCCGGGCACGCCCGCGAGCGCCTCCGCCAGGTGCTCGCGGTGGGCCACGATGCCCCGGGCCCACGTCGCCGACTCCTCGACCGCGGAAGGGGCACTGCACGCCTCGACGGCGACCAACGCGGGTGCCGACAGCGGCCAGAGCGGCTGCGCCTGCTGCAGCCGGGCCACCAGCGCGGGGTCGGCGAGCAGGTAGCCGACGCGCAGCCCGGCCAGCCCCCACGTCTTGGTGAGGCTGCGGACGACGACGAGCCCCGGCAGGTCCGAGCGGCCGGCCAGGGACTCCGCCTCCCCGGGCACGGCGTCCATGAAGGCCTCGTCGACGACGACGACCCGCCCCGGGCGGCAGAGCGCGGAGAGCGTCGACGCGGGGTGCAGGACGGAGGTCGGGTTCGTCGGGTTGCCGACGACGACGAGGTCCGCGTCCTCGGGGACGAGGCCGGGGCCCACCCTGAAGGGCGGCGCCAGCACCACGCGCTCCACCTCATGACCGGCGGCGCGCAGGGCCGCCTCCGGCTCCGTGAACTGCGGGTGGACGACCACCGCACGGCGGGGGCGCAGCGTGCGGGCCAGCAGCACGAACCCCTCGGCCGCGCCC from Motilibacter aurantiacus harbors:
- a CDS encoding MFS transporter — encoded protein: MTWPAPAALPVEAYAATRRACYTGYVTQAIVNNLAPLLFIVFQTRYDVPLEMLGRLVLLNFGVQLLTDVVAVRFVGRVGYRRPLVLAHVLSVAGLVLLAAAPALAPSAYAGLAVAVVVYAIGGGLLEVLVSPVVDALPSPAARKAAQMSLLHSFYCWGQVAVVAGTTLLLAVVGERAWHVLPLLWAAVPLVNLVAFLRVPMPPTVPEEHRTPLRSLFSAPAFLTLTLLMLCAGAAELTMAQWSSLFAEQGLGVSKVWGDLAGPCLFAVLMGAGRFAYGLWGERVPLAPALVGCGALATACYLLAVLSSAPALSLVGCAVCGLAVSLLWPGTFSLASARFPLGGAAMFGVLAVFGDAGGSVGPWLAGAVGDAAAGGSGTLAALRDALPVPDASGLRVGLLVGTVFPVLLVVAGAWYVVVTRRAAAAAPPAG
- a CDS encoding zinc carboxypeptidase, with the translated sequence MSPSTPNPPAARRSLRRLPLALAAALVLTLLTPFAGDRSAQAAGGTSLPSGRTAYRTLDDFNAEMSALAASHRTTVKHFTLPYRSSQGRPVHGIEVTHGAHSTSDGKPVLFMMGAIHGNEKPSAEHTFEFALDLVQNDGVDPTITRLLDEVRVVFVPIVNVDGYALNKRQSCPALPAECTARNGYDLNRNYPFGWGGQPAAAGPAPGSEPENKNVMWLISNRQVTSFATNHTSGHILLRPVLETRAGYAPDEELYAALSKELGDLNGYVPGVSAYDYQTTGETIDWSYFATRGFAYTFEIVTGGSAPAFQRVVDDYLGIGQYAGGSNRAAFLKLLEQTARTSLHSIIEGDAPRGATVRITKDFDLWTAPEANAGTPLRVPTHLESALFAARGSFRWHVNPSVRPRPAYTGTGVVATGPGQFLQERWTLTCATPDGEVLQSTSVLVDLGRQADVDLSECRSEFPSYEELAATIRSYADAGSFGASTEAGLLERLQKASAMAGAGREEPAIGYTGQLIARAKNQIRHDTAARDAIVAAAEELVRVQQALEDEELRVS
- the cobC gene encoding Rv2231c family pyridoxal phosphate-dependent protein CobC: MPTDVDLGHHGDRDVAPGLVDLAVNVRAGAPPSWLLARLTGALGRLAAYPDQSSARAAVAARHGRPAGSVLLTAGAAEGFVLLARTLRPRRAVVVHPQFTEPEAALRAAGHEVERVVLAPPFRVGPGLVPEDADLVVVGNPTNPTSVLHPASTLSALCRPGRVVVVDEAFMDAVPGEAESLAGRSDLPGLVVVRSLTKTWGLAGLRVGYLLADPALVARLQQAQPLWPLSAPALVAVEACSAPSAVEESATWARGIVAHREHLAEALAGVPGVDVVPDARGPFLLLRTPVDVRSALRDVGFAVRRGDTFPGLGPEWARVAVRDPDTSDAFVRALRGALGQPAPAGDGGRPVGSVALVGGGPGDPALLTVRGLQLLAAADVVVADRLGPTTVLDGLAPGVKVVDASKTPGGRTVPQEETNARLVSLAREGKRVVRLKGGDPYVFARGWEELAACRAAGVPVEVVPGVTSALGAPAAADVPVTHRELAQEFVVVSGHVPPGDPRSTVDWDALARLNGTLVLLMAVDRLPAISAALVAGGRGGDTPVAVVQQGTLEGQRVLRTTLAAAGDDCARAGVRPPAVVVVGAVAGLVAG